CAGCAATGAAAGCTAGCTTTATGGTGACTGCAGAAATCACTCCAGCTTCGAAGTGTTTTTTGGAGGGGGTATTTTTGAAGCAGTGCATGCTAAAGGTGTGCGAACAGATGCAACCCGATCAGATACAGAGTTTTAAACATGTCAGTTTGTCAAGAAACACCATTGCAAACTGAGTAAGGGCTGTCTCACACGAGTGTTTGGAAATTGCGTATAACACGCACGAGATTCGCGCGCAGAATACACTGTACCAATATCGCATGGCCGGCCATATTGACTCTGAGACTAATTGCATCTATTAAACGcataagaaaaatcgcagcatgttctatccatATTACACTCGCATACATGTCAAGGTGTATGGCAATGGGCggcccgcagcccgtacacaatgcaaGACATGCTCGTGTAAGCCTGGCCTTAATGAACTAGCAGGTAATCTGACAATACAGCTGGCTGAAGAAGCATGCAGTTATCTGCCATTTTCATTATCTGTTAAAGAAAACACAGACAACACGGATACAACAGATCTAGGCAAACTTCTTTCACCGAGGAACCCTTGGATATAATTGCCATGAAAGGGATGACAACTGGGAAGGACATTTTTGATGCGGTGGAGAAGTCCATAAGTAAACAtaaattagggtggtttcacatctgtcccTCAGTCtttgttttccgtttttttaaataaaaaaattgaagcaaactaGACCCATAGAGTGCAATACATTTTTTGTTCTCAGTTTGACTCCGTTCCATTCGCTTTCAGGTTTTCTGAACAGAAAAATGCGCAGCTTGCAACATTATCGTTCCCATCCAAAAAAGCacctttcctttttgcttttttgcgTTAAAGTCAATGACAGAGAGAAGCAAACTGAAGGGCTTCTGTCTGCCTTCAGTGTTGAAAGGATGCTTGTTATCAGTACATTGCAAAGCAAAATAATAGGTGACCTGGGAGGgacagggagggggagagaagatAAGCCCAATGAAAGAGGGCGGAGGGAGAAGCCCAACCACTACCCACCAGTCAGCAGTGTGTATTGTGCTGGCTTGGAGGAAGAGCTATGCAGACCTCCCAGAGTGAAACTTGTGACATGTGCAAGGACCTGCATACCCGTTAATCTGCTGCTCTACCTCAAAAAGGTATCTGCATGCATGAGTTCTGCTTCAGTTTGTAATCAGCCCACATTCAGTTAAAAACTGAAGCAGAACTCATGCTTATTTAATTTGCTTAGCTCATTTTAAAAGGACTacaaacgcaggtgtgaaaccaccctttcaTGGCAAAAGTTGGTGGTGCTACATTGTcttatgatggcctgcagttctcccacacaccCAGCTCTTACGACAGGCGTGACGTAGGAGTAAGCTGCGTCCTCtcgccaaactgtaccttccaggtcattctcTCAGTTCCTTCGCTCACCTTCCAGTCATTCTAAGTCCACACCACAAGACTCTTACACCCACTGTCCCTGTTGCTGTTATCTACTGGCCCTCAGGTCCCACCCACCTGTCCCAAGACCACTTCGGCGCCTGACTCTCCCACtttctatcctgtgaaatcccaacccttatCTCTGGCAATTTCAATATTCCTACTAACGACCACAAACTGCCTCCCAGCTGTCAACGCTGACCTCCTCCCTAGGCTtatcacaactctcagactcccccactctcagagatggcaacactctcgatttaatcttccttcctctctgctctgcctcccactttactaactccccccatCCACtgtcggatcacaaccttctctctttctccatcaggcaccatAGCACCTCCTGTGACCCTCCCATCTATCACACCTCTATCAACCTCCAGACCTTCCACACCCATCATTTTGCCATGAccatccagtcctccctgtcccctatctctctcctcttctgcctTAACCTGGCAACTGAACACTACCACACCAAACTCAtttgtgccctggatgaagcagcaccaccTGTGACCCAAGCCGTCaaccgcagaccacggcaaccttggctcacgtcccaaacgtgcTTCATCCGGCTGTGCTCTAGGTGTGCCAAACAACTGtgaagaaaatcaaagctgcctgcagacttcctccacttcaaattcatgcttaaaacttataacctaaccctttaccacgccaaacaagtttatttcacctcccttgtctcctcactatcccacaactccAAATGATTCTTCAACACCTTCCAccccctcctcagccccaaagaacaagcCTGTGTGACGGATTTGAAtgctggagaactagccgcctattttaaagaaaaaaaaatcaacaacatccgaaaagaaatctcttaaaactgcatggctagccctgatcccagtctactcagcactgcatccatcacccattcactttctatgttagaaccaacgacaaagGAAGAAGTTTCCAGACTGCATTCCATCACTCACCCCACTACCTGCGCTAGCCACCCTCTCACCTCCTTCGGTCCCTTTCCCAAGCTGTCATTattcacctcaccaccatctgtaACCTCTCCTTAAATTCTGGCACCTtctcctcctcattcaaacactccatcatatcaccTCTGCTAAAGAAAACAACCCTTGACCCCACCGATGCCGCCAACTACTGACGTGTCTCAAACCTGCCCTTTATCTACAAGttactagaacacctggtctactcccgccttacacactttctctctgacaactctctccttgtTCGGTTTCCGCCCTGTACACTTGACCGAAAGCAcgctcacaaaagtatcaaatgacctgatgacggcaaagtctagaggcgactattccctactaaccctccttgacctctctgctgaatttcacactgtcgaccatgacctccttctcactatgctcctctctattggtctaaaggacactgctctctcctggttctcttcctacctctccgaccgctctttcagcatcttctttgctggctctatctcttACTCTTGATGTCAGGGTCcgccagggctcagtccttggtccccttctcttctctatctacacagccccaattggataaACCATCAGCAAATTCGGCCtctaataccatctctacgctgatgacacccaactatatacCTTTTTCCGTGACATCTCTGaatcattcctccaaaatatcactgactgtctgtcctctgtctctaacaccatgtcctccctttttcttaaacttaacctctctaaaactgagcttcttgtctttccaccttccaaccgacctcccctcaacatctccattccagtgtctggcagcatcataacccccagacagcactccCGCTGCCTTAAGGTCACACTGGACTCCGCCTTCTCCTTAaaccctatatccaatctctggcccgcgCATGCCACCTgcatctcagaaatattgctgaTATCCATCCGTTCCTCACGACGGAAACGTTAAAGACACTTGTTGGTGCCCTCATCtattcccgactcgactactgcaactcgctattcattggccttccctgcaccagactctcccctctccaatctatactAAACACGGCAGCTAAGCTTGtttttctattaaaggggttgtcctgcggcagcaagtgggtctatacacttctgtatggccataataatgcactttgtaatgtacattgtgcattaattatgagccatacagaagttataagaagtttttcacttacctgttccgttgctggcgtccccgtctccatggttgccgtctaattttcgccgtctaatggccaaattagacgcgcttgcgctgtccgggtcttctgctgttctctatggggctccgtgtagctccgtgtagctccgccccatcacgtgccgattccagccaatcaggaggctggaatcggcaatggaccgcacagaagagctgcggtccacggagggagcagaccccggcggccatcttcaaccggtaagtatagaagtcaccggagcgcgggaattcaggtaagcgctgtgctgtttttttttaagtccctgcatcggggttgtctcgcgccgaacagggggggggggggttgaaaaaaaaaaaaacccgtttcggcgcgggacaacccctttaagccatttctcagatacctctgcactatgccagtcactgcattggcagACTAAACGCccttctaatacgaacctcacatgctcgcctacaggactccagttaacagaaaaataaaaaagttatggcagtcagaagatattttttttccaaagatttttttttccaaaagtaatacagcaaaaaaacaaactataaattCATTATtatcgtaattgtactgacccatagagtagagttaccatgtcatttttgatactgtgtgtacaccataaaaacaagcccccccttctccaaagatggtggaattgtgtGTTTTTTCCCATCTCACTCCACttggaaattttttaaagtttttcagtatattatatcgtacattaaatagtaccatgaaaaatatatactcatcccgcaaaaaacaagccctcagacatctacattgaTTGATAAACAAAACTTGTGATTCTTTTAAAATGGGGAGGAAAGGGTCATTTCATCTAGAGGTTAAATAAAACGTTTTTACATAAAGAACTTGCTCAGTGACAATATATAaatgacagtatttttatgttttttagatTTTGAAGAATAAGAGAAAAGTCCATACCGAGAATATGCTAGGATTAACACTGAACAAACCAAAACATGGCGTTCTCAGCACATTGGAGACCTTCGGCCATTGCTGAAGGGAGTACAGcatgtgtttacatgtaacagaATACCATTCATTAATGTCTGCTGTAGTAAAGTCCTGCAGACTCAGTTTGccaggattattattattgttgctaCATCCTGCTTTCTACAAACATTTGATACTACAATGTAGCTGTGTAATGTATCATCCACATAGTATGCAAACAtgatcctctggatcaacacaggaggatagacaggctggactagatggacattgtcttcattcagccttacatactatgttactatgttactatgtatcctTCCTAAGAACTACGGTATGTGCAGTGTGGACACCAGAGAACTAGTTATGGCTGGAATCACAACTTGTTACATGAATATTGACCAGGAAAACTTCATTTGGCCCATTGCAGTGAACTCACCGTTCTCTCTCCAGTGGTCTGCAGGAAGTAATCTTGCACGCTGTCCATTATATCCAGACCAGCAATATTGATGCATTGCAGATGTCCCTCCTTAAACGTGCATTTCTGCAGAATGTCCTTTGCTCTGTTACAATAAGGACATGAGGGCTTTAGAAACACCGTCACTTTGGAAGCACAAACTTTACTCACGACGAAGTTCTGAGCCATCTTTGTAGAAGGGAAAAGTTCTTTGTTAAGAAGTCAGGAGGATGTAGAAGACTTATAAGTGAGGGGGAGACTGGGTTGTGTAACTGAGTCCAGTAGGAGGAGTGGGGTGTGGGTGGATGTATTTGCTGCTCACTTCATATGCTTTAACACTGTCCTTTCCTCTTTTAGCTCAGCCTGTTATACAACATGTATGCCTTAGAAAATGTGACCTTTATAAGAGGAAGTAGCGGCTGAAATAATGCTGCATCATTGTCTGCTGCGTACTGGCCATACTCATCTATACAAAGCTACATAAAGGCGtcattttaaaagggttttcaaggacttaactctttccaatcctatTTCCCAGCCACCGCACACACCCCTGCTCTTATCTATTGAGAAAACACATTGTGGATCCCTTATGACAGATAGacagagaaattag
This region of Eleutherodactylus coqui strain aEleCoq1 chromosome 5, aEleCoq1.hap1, whole genome shotgun sequence genomic DNA includes:
- the GLRX gene encoding glutaredoxin-1, which produces MAQNFVVSKVCASKVTVFLKPSCPYCNRAKDILQKCTFKEGHLQCINIAGLDIMDSVQDYFLQTTGERTVPRIFIGEKCIGGCSDLVALEGSGELEKMLISIGALK